CAAGCAGTACATGAACACCATCATTCACACAGTCTCTGCATGTGAACATGTGGTTGGCACAATGGAAATAGATAAATGGAATAGATAGTCAAGTAAATGAGAAGAGCGACTACACTGTATTGTACCTGGCAAAGCAGTCTTACTGATGATGCCAGTAAGCAAAGAGAGCTCCTGCAAAGCTCCCATACTGAGCTCCTGACAGCGCAACAGGGACTGAATGGTGTCGGCATGCACTATCAGCCACTGGagaacctacacacacacacacacacacacacacacacacagagaaattaGAAAGTTAGCATGTTTGTGCAATGATTATGAAACTTTTTGTAAGTTTCTAAAACACTGCCATGActtttacaaaacaataacattcacacatggAACTCATTGACCCCAACTAGGGTCTACAGAGTTAGTACAGACACGAGGCAGCATTTATGACCTAATGAAATCATCATCAACATACTTTACTGACTTAGGATTTTCAaggttaaattaaaataaaaaatagccaCAGCAATATAAATAGATGTGTGCTTACctgtgctgccccctgctggtgatTAATTGTCGTCGAGGTCAAGATCACCTGAAAGAGCCTCAGGGTCGGGAGGAGAATCTGCCTGTAGCGGTCCATAGGGCTGGGGATGAAGCCTGACGGGTCCCTCATCAGCCTGTGGACCACCAGCCAAGACACACATTTAGGTAATGTTATTAATAGACACCTTAAGAAGAGTGAGTCAATTAAATGCACTGTGATAAAGcaaaatagttttatttaaagtaCTTCTTAAAGACAGGAAATACAAACCCAACATATAATATCCATTATTCTTTACATTCATTTGGTAGAAATCAGGTCTGAGTGGAAGAAACTGACATTTTATCCAATTTGAAAAACCTTTTATCAATAACAATTTGTGAAAACAGGAGacagtgggtcagtggttagcaggtctgtctttcaatcagggggttggggGTTCAAGGCCCGCCCTAGTtgacgtgtccttgagcaaaacacttaaccctgaattgctccctgtagctgtgtctatggtctatgaatgtaatatgattgttagtcgctttggataaaagcgtcagctaaatgacatgtaaaaacattttcataataaaaaaaacactctgccacccctttccttccctcttcccttccatacctgtgtgcatcAATGTCAGGTACCATGTCAAACACCTGACACTCAATCAGCTGTGCCACCAGCCCACAGCGTAGCAGCTCCACAGCCCCCTGGCCCGTCTTAGCCACACGAGTCAGCAGAGCCTGAGAACACACAGCAGAGCTTGTTCCTTCATAATCCTGTATTTACAGATGCTTTAGACTAGTCTACTTGTATAAGTATAACTCACCATCTTGCTCTCATAGATGTAAAGTGGTTTGAGAAGTGGTGGCTGAGGTGTAAGAAGGCTCTGCAGGGCGACATCATCCTGCCTTAGGCTCTCTACGAGCGACCGCAGGTAGCCACTGTTGCAGAGATAAACCAGCCACTGATTCTGGCGATCTATGGAAAGGATCCGGTCCAGCACCGCCAGAGCCAACATCTGACAGACAGGGAGCGGAGACAAGGCAAGCACAGAGTAAAACAAAGGACCTGGTCGgaaaatgtgtatgtatgtgtgtgtgtatatgtatatatatatatatatatatatatatatatatatatatatatatacatacatatacacacattttacaaccAGGTCCTTTGTTTTACTCTCTTAGCTATTCAGACTGGATTcatattatgaatatttatcCTCTCAACAGACCTTTTTAATTCCATATGTCAATTTGAGTAaagatttattttccaaaactttatttttgtatgttttttggAAACCAACTACACCATATTAATATCATATCAGTATGAGGTAGGGGAGGGCACTATGGCCTACAATTGTACAACATTGTATTTTTAGGGGcgtttatattttattcaccCCTTTTCCTCAAAGTGGGAATATTACACTTGAGATCCCACCGTATCCCACATGAAGAAAGAACTACGCAGTGTCGATGCTGTTGGACTAGTACTGTACAAAAGACACGAGGAGTGCAAGCAGCGGGGCTGAGGGTGCCTCTTCTCGAGATTCAGCGTGCGTCAACTATTTGTTCTCAGCTTTTGTTGTGCTGCAACATCAAATCACAGAACGTGACAccggggatgatgatgatgatgaaactGGTAGACTGCACATCCCTCATATGAGGCTGAAAATGGCAGCGTAAAGACATGACTCTTGTTGTATGAACCTAATAGTTTGGCTCTTACCCTGCTGATTTCATGGCCGTCACAGGCGTCCCGACACACCACCTCCATGAGAGCCTTGCCATAGCTTTCGATGATGGCGAggttctctctctgcagtttgGAGAAACCATCTTCAGGGGCTGTGAGACGCTCCCACATCGCTTTCCCCGCTGGAGGGGGAGATTTTCTCAGATGACCAAACAACGTCTGTACATTGTCCCTTTAACATAACACCAGATAAAAGGACTCATCTGTAAGAATGGGCCCTACAGCATTGAGTCAACTtctcaaaatgtacatttgtgaaATAACAAGAGCTCCATATCATAAATAATATGAACTCTGCATATTTTCCGTCTGAAttaatgtttctgtgttgtACCTATCTGCAGAGTGTCTGGTTCTTCAGGTTTCTGGGCGATTTGAAGGTAGTACAGCAGGGAGCCATACAAGTGAGCACGCAGACGCTGGTATCCACCTCCTTAAAGTGGAAAAGATGATATTACAACATCGAACCTCACCAAGGTTTATCAGAGCAACATATACCATGTGAGAAATGAGGGTTCATGACATCACTAACCAGTACAAAGAATGAAGTCCAGCAGCTTCCGGAGAATCAGGTGCAGGGCTGAGTTGGCGATGGAGGCAAAGCCAGAGGATGCTTCTAAtcccgccccctgctgctgctcagacAGGACGGATTGGCTGAGGTGGGCTGTCAGAGTGAAGACTGCCCCGGCCACAATGGGCATCagttctcctgcagcatcttcagACAACACCTGGGCAATGCACAGCAACATTTAGTTGGTTTAACAATCCGGAGATGTGAGGTAATCGTCATTTCAGCTTTTACAGGAATTAACCATTCTTCAGGGTTTTCTCTACTTTGATTGCTTTCATACACATGCAATGATGATCACTGAATAGAATATACGCAATGACACCCTTGAATATGTTGCTTATTAGAAGTATAGTGTGATTCAAATTGCACATAGCCAAACCTTTTGAAAATGACTGCATCTTAAGTACAATAAATGTTAGTTTGGATATTTATTCCGGCACCAATTTCACCCTAAATGTGACCTCCCCACTGACCTTATCATGCAGGTCTAGCAGCAAGTCTCTGATGATGAGCTGCCTGTCATCGGCAGGTATGAGATCAGCAGGGCAGGCGGTCAGCAGCGTCTCCACCAGGCTCCTCCAGGACCGCAGCGCATGACGCTTTGCACTCAAACTACGACGGACACGATTGCGTTCCACCACCTGCTGCAGGATGGAGTTCACCTCCTAGAAGGATACACACAGGGACAAATAGGAGTGAATTCACCTCGAAGAGATTGACTGCATTAGTGATGGGAAAATGCTGGAGTGCTTTCAATCACTGCATCGGTCAAAGGgagtcattgtttttattttaactggAAGTTGGAAACGTTACCACTGATGATGGCTTATTTCTGGTTATTCTGGATTGACAACATGCTGCTAAattacacagaaaaacacaagtcCTATTAGTTTGCGTTAACTAACCTCCATCAATAGGGGCCTCTGTCCAATGGCTGCCATTCCTTGCAGTGCATTCACCTCAGCAACCAGCACTCGATGTAGCAACTGTAAGAAAGTTTAACAAAATATGACACATCAGCGGAAGATCAAAAACAGACTAAATAGTTGAAACACATTTGAGAAGTTTACGTGTTCAACCGGGAAACCCACCTTCACGTTGCACACAGTGTGTCCTTGCTCATTGACATGCTCACAGTTGGAGATCACCTGCTCGATCTGAGTGCGCTCAAAGAagtccagctgcagcagctcaggCATATCCTGACTGAAATCGATGGCGTCCAACACACTCAGCAACTTCCTGCGCACTGATGGCATCAAACAAGGACAAGATGAGAATAAAAGTTAAGACCCATCTGGTGTAACAAGAGGCTTAAATAAATGGTAGCTAGAATAAATTACTCAAGAGTATGAAGATCCCCTAAATGTTTGATTTGAATGTGTACTATGGTGGCGCAAACCTTTAGAAACGGTGTCAAAATGCAGGAACCCGCTGACTGATCTGGTTTCTTCTTCCATTCCTGATTCCCCATCAGCtaaaaaagtgaaatgaagAGGTTCAAGGGACATACATGAATGAGCGGTCATGTGATTGTGAGTTTGAGTGTGCATTTGAGGGTGTGTGATCATTACTTATGTATATTTATCATCAGagtatgtattctttttttcatattttagaaCATTAACAATTAAAGGCCAGAATAACTTCATTTGTTTCAAATGAATTGAAATGTGCCCTTCGAAATGACTTTACAACATACCTGTATGTTGAGCGTGGGGCTGGTCGTCCAACAGGAGGCTGACAAGGTGTTGTGTATGTGAACGCTGGCGGTTCAGAGAGGTCACTCTCAGCTCAATGGCAGCTGTTTTCATGAGCCAAGACATCTGAGAGAGGGCGGCGATCTGATTACCTGAGGAGAGCGGACAGTAGAATCGAATCAatgaaaaaatactttttcataAACACTCACCCACATTTAAACGGTGACACTGTACAAAATGTTGCAATATTGCCTTAGCCTTTCAGCAGGAatacaaaacaaccactaaTTTCCATTCAGGTTCTGCATTTCCTGCCTCTTCGTTTAAGGGTTTTCATTCACCGCATGcctaatgtttttgttattatatatttttaggaCCAATGGGGTCAGCTGGGATACTGTACTCACTAGGCAGGATGAAGGGTAGGTGCTGCAGGtgagaaaacaggaagtccTGGCTCGTCCTCAAATAGCGCATAGTCGGTCCTGATGTGTCTGGGCAGGCACATAGCTGGTAGATAacctgagagagggagacaatgACATACAGACAAGGAAAATAatcagcccacacacacatatcatgtATAGTTTCAACCTACAAGGCATAAAATGCAAGTTGTAGAGAGTAGAGGATGAAGTGTACCTGGTAGCAGAGCTCCGCCATGTGTGGTGCCTGCTGTGTGAGTACAGGTCCTGATCTCTTCTCCGTACCTCTCTGCAGCAGACTCAGGATTGCGTGCAGGCAGCTCCGTGGACACCCCAACacacctgcaacacaaacattcaccGCCAAGTGAAAGATTACACTCGGGTCATCTGATCCCCTGTCCatccaaaccagaaccacaaACATATTACTGAAGTCCAATGCCAACAGCTGAGGTTGTGGTCTGACCTGGGTCCTGGAGGTTGGTGGAGGACACAGGCTTCTTGACTTCATAGCCCAACAAATACAAGGCCAGATTTGGTGTCTTCAGCTCCAAGGAGGTGATGAGCAGGTTCAGCATATGGATCCGAGTTTCATGTCGGATTCTTGCAACCTTCTTTTGTTGGTCTGAGTCTGGAAGTTTAGGGGTCATAAAGTAGGTGAGTGTGAGAGTTATGATAACAGGTTTAGCTTTCATAGTATTACAACAGGATATAAACCAAATGCAGAAGATTAAACAGTTTTCAGAcagattcatttattttcttacaaAGACTTATCTCTCACCATCTCCATTCTCTGttccctcctctgcctcttcaCTGTCCAGACACTCCACAAAGCCCGCCATAAGCTTTTCACTCACAGACTaaaagacagacaaaaaaaatgtctcaacTTCAAACACCACCAGTTCACACTGAATATCACTAATACAGAAGCACCTCAGTGAATCAAgtaaaacggaaaaaaaaaaactcttgaaGCATCTTCCCAAGTCTTTCggatataattacatttttatttagataTTACACCAACAATATTTGTACACTGGTATAATGCAACAAGAAATTGCAGCGTTCATGCTTCACTTAATACATTTTGGGTTTATGTAATCAACATCAAAAGGGTCTGTATAAAAAGTAGAtctcattaaatatgtatttaagaAGATATAAAGCTACTGTACAATATTTGGGTGTTCTTGTTATTTTGCTTAATGCTCATGATTTTGTGAATCTTTGTAGGAAATCTTGTATTTTCATTTAGTAAGAGTTGAGACTTATAAATGTACCTGGTCGTGTGTAAAGTCTCCCACCAGCCGCGTCTGAATGTTTGGGTAGTTGGCGATACGACGCAGGATCTTTGCACTCTGGAAAGCAGCCTCTGGGTTGGAGCTGCTGTGGTACAGATACCTGCAAGGACAAGCATAGGCCGCCATTAAGTTACTCATTCTGAACAAGTACTTTTTCATTAATATATCCTACAATTACTGATGAGGTTTTATAACATTTCCTCTCTATTACCTAGGAAAGCATGGAGGTTAACAGGAAGATGGTATACGAAAACAGACTCAACAAGAATACCAACCATGGCGGCAATACCACAGTTAGTAATAAAACCTGGATGCCCTTACCTGGCAATATTGACAATGTGATCTGCACTTCGAGTTTGAGGACTGACCccctggaggagctgctccAAGGGGGAAACCAGCATGGAGGCCTGGCTCTCTCTGAGGAAGTCCATGAACACCACCTCCTTCTGCAGAGCCAAATCCAGCAGGCACAGGCAGCGCAGCACCGCCGACTCCAAGTGCTTCTTACCTGTAGGGGAAGGATGATGGAGCATGTCgtcagaacaaacacacatacacacaggcgATCGTGTCTTTCCCTGACAGCGGCTGCAGATGTTCTCTCACCAGGGAAGGGTGCATAGGTGTCCAGCTGGCGTACACCCTCCTCCAGCAGGCTGAGGCAGAGTGCCAGCATGGGCGAGTCGTTGAGCAGGTGGAACATGACGCTGTGGCCGGGGGGCTTGTGGGCCGCGACCTGCTCACCCTGCAGCTCCACCATCTCCTGGACAAAGTCTGACGGCTGGGGCTCGTAGTCCCGCAGCAGCTTGTGGAACACCTCCAGGACAGCATCAGCAACCTCCCACTGAGAGATGGCACAAATAGAAAATCGGAAACAAATTAACAGATGTATGTgtagttttaaaatgaatatacaTGCACACTCCAGCTACACATCTTCAGCCTGCAGGACACCGGGAGAGCACTACACAGCACCTTACCTTCTCAGCTGGATGGCGATAAGCTCTGGTGGGGAAGGGGAGGAACACAGAGTCACGCAAGAAGTTCAGGTAGGGCTGAAAGCCTGGCACGCGTATCCCCGCCCCCAAGTTAATGGGCAGGCTGCTCTCGACCAATGTGCTGATCAGATGACAGAAGCCTCGAGTCAGGGGATACTCCTCAGAGCTTGACTCGATCTCATTCAGCTCCACCTGTGAGCCGAAAAACAAGTCAGAAAGTTAGCCACTCATTGTGCATCTTCTTACAGTTTATACCACTTTTGAACATTAAGTGTTCACTTTGACTATTAAAGTCAAGTCTCTAAACGTTACTTTGCTATATTCAGTTGAAATTCAGTAAAAAGCGAATCCCTTCCAGTCAGCATTGTTTTGCATCAATACAACACATTTGAGTCCCTTTGGGCATCCGTTAAAATGTTATCGTAAAGCACACCAATTAAAAATGATCGGCGGCCTCAAGTGTTCTAGTTGCTCTCTGTGTCAACTAATGAACCATCTTATTTGCTTATTGTTATGGTAAAAGAGCCTACATCAAAAGCCTTCCTTCAAATTGGGTTGAATGAGTAATCAGCATCAAATTCACTAACCACAAACATCTCACCTCAATTCCAGCTGCCTGCCTCTGTCCTGGGGCTCGCACTGTCTGAAGGAtctgtggtaaaaaaaagataagatcACTTCAGACTCAATCCTGGTAAATCCTTGGTAAAGATGACAGTTTCAGTAATTATATGTATACTTGGCAGagttttcttctttgtcttttctttcattaaGTAAAGGCTAACCTGTGTGTACTCCAGTGACTGCCAGAGTGAGGCAGCGATCTCTGGGGACTTCCCAAAGGCTGCCAAGCAGTGCAGGAGCTCGGCCTTCAGGACGGGAGGAACGCTGCACTGTAGCAACCCCAACATCACGACAACTGGGGTCCACTGGGGATGCTCACACAACGCCAGTCGAGCATTTTCactctaaaataaaataaaacagcataCAAAACACACCACAATAAAGTTGGATAAGAGCAATCCCAGTAACCTGAGTGTTAGCATTTCTTAGACACAAGGTGAGTATTTAAGTCCACGTAATGTGAGCACATAAAGAAATATGCCCATCCTTTAACCGATTCTGTACCCATGTTATGATGGTGGTGAGCAACTGCAAAAACGAGGTGAGTCCTTCCAGCTCTCTTTGGGTGATGCCCCTTAGTGATGGGTGGCGGTACTGTGATGCGTCTGGATTTGGAAAGTCTCGCCGCAGGTTCTCATGGTAGAGCATAAGGGAGTGAAAGAAATGTTCCCAAGACACCGGGCTGCCTGAAACTCCCTGGATGCTGTCACCTGCAAATATTAAACAGGAGGTTAAGTGGCATTCATTTGGATATTTATTAAACTAAAGCAGTAGGCTTTTAGAATCACCTAAATCACCTACATTTGAAGTTAAATTACTATGGATTTGAAATGGTCGATATGTATATAGCATATAATACCACAAAAATAGTCACTATTCTAAAAGGCACCAATTCCCAAACCAGATTGCCATAACATCAAAATAAATCATCCTCGCCAGGAGGCCGAACTGCATATCAAATCTTTCAACAGATATCAATCTGAAAATATGTTCATTCTTATTTCAATCCCAGACGACACATTTACAAAGTCTCTCTCATGATAACAACAATCTGCTCTTACTGTGTGTGGCTCCGTTGGTTTTAAGCAGACTGAAGGAGTAGTGGGCACACTGAGTACCATTGGCGAGCCCTTTCAGCATACGGAGATAGGAGATATAgagggtggaggggaggaggtctCCCATCTGACGCACAAACTTGGACAGAACCACCTACAATAAAGcataagaaaagagaaaaacaatcaacagaaagccagaataatacaaatacagcatttaaaaaatggcTTTACCTTTTTGCCGACGACAATTCTTGGTGTgagcagaaatatatattttttgagcAATAAGGTTCCAGAAAATACAGCTCCTACCTGTTTATGTGGAGGCCTTTGCAGCGCCATTCCAAGGTAAGATCCCTGCAGGGAGGTGTGTTGGAGAGACTCTGTGGGACACCAGAACTCCAGACCCAACTCCAGCCCAAATGAGTCCTTACTGTAAAACTCTCCTATCTGGAAAGACAAAGTAACCAACACTGTTACAAACCCAGAGACCACTGCAATTTTCCTCACACACCTTTGCTACCGTTTGTTTTGATCATCAAGAAAATGACGCTTATTCTCAACCTGCTCAGTACCTCAATTTTGAAGAATATTTTCAGTTCAACTCTTAAAATGTGAAAGGTgatgtttctgtgtatgtgtggatgtgtttgcaaaaaaacactGACCAGGGTCATGAGGTGATCTAAGTCCTTGCGTAACGATGATGGAAGCTCGCTGTCCATCTGTAGGGACATGTGCACCAGACGGGCATCCTCATCAGCGCGGTTACGAAGCTGTTTCACCTACAAATACAGCAAAAATATGTTATTAAACAATTTATTCAACatacacaataacaaaacaacaactcgACAAGCCAATACTGCAACTTGAATTCAAACTTGTTGGTGGTGTACATCTGCGGCATCTCTCACCTTCATTGGCATGAGTG
Above is a genomic segment from Cyclopterus lumpus isolate fCycLum1 chromosome 6, fCycLum1.pri, whole genome shotgun sequence containing:
- the nup205 gene encoding nuclear pore complex protein Nup205 is translated as MAAQMAVNSGASLWGPLKELWETVDGAVLRRQPESVHLLDLQLKKHKPHFLSLYTNPPKSAEQREKVRKASTEGIAIQGQQGSRLLPEQLLSEAFILSDLFDIGELAALELLLAGEQQQPHFPGLTRGLVAVLLYWDGKLCVANSLRTLIQSRHGKTFTLDLSGELVALTTRFTDELMTQGLTKRILTLVSEINETREFERLQKERGLGNEKHRKEVSDLIKECRQALADSLFSWTCQSPLSEDDTLALISHLETVTAQADGSLDSVNLALVMALLYCLDVSFIEQGTEDRDDLIQTLPLLTNKQYVDAVHSRLMEGQPWKLSGLQAVCRLAWALSLRVLSQLPQGCALVEFTEADEALADQALLGDVFLFMKQGILGCESFCQEEFYIRRLHSLITDFLALMPMKVKQLRNRADEDARLVHMSLQMDSELPSSLRKDLDHLMTLIGEFYSKDSFGLELGLEFWCPTESLQHTSLQGSYLGMALQRPPHKQVVLSKFVRQMGDLLPSTLYISYLRMLKGLANGTQCAHYSFSLLKTNGATHSDSIQGVSGSPVSWEHFFHSLMLYHENLRRDFPNPDASQYRHPSLRGITQRELEGLTSFLQLLTTIITWSENARLALCEHPQWTPVVVMLGLLQCSVPPVLKAELLHCLAAFGKSPEIAASLWQSLEYTQILQTVRAPGQRQAAGIEVELNEIESSSEEYPLTRGFCHLISTLVESSLPINLGAGIRVPGFQPYLNFLRDSVFLPFPTRAYRHPAEKWEVADAVLEVFHKLLRDYEPQPSDFVQEMVELQGEQVAAHKPPGHSVMFHLLNDSPMLALCLSLLEEGVRQLDTYAPFPGKKHLESAVLRCLCLLDLALQKEVVFMDFLRESQASMLVSPLEQLLQGVSPQTRSADHIVNIARYLYHSSSNPEAAFQSAKILRRIANYPNIQTRLVGDFTHDQSVSEKLMAGFVECLDSEEAEEGTENGDDSDQQKKVARIRHETRIHMLNLLITSLELKTPNLALYLLGYEVKKPVSSTNLQDPGVLGCPRSCLHAILSLLQRGTEKRSGPVLTQQAPHMAELCYQVIYQLCACPDTSGPTMRYLRTSQDFLFSHLQHLPFILPSNQIAALSQMSWLMKTAAIELRVTSLNRQRSHTQHLVSLLLDDQPHAQHTADGESGMEEETRSVSGFLHFDTVSKVRRKLLSVLDAIDFSQDMPELLQLDFFERTQIEQVISNCEHVNEQGHTVCNVKLLHRVLVAEVNALQGMAAIGQRPLLMEEVNSILQQVVERNRVRRSLSAKRHALRSWRSLVETLLTACPADLIPADDRQLIIRDLLLDLHDKVLSEDAAGELMPIVAGAVFTLTAHLSQSVLSEQQQGAGLEASSGFASIANSALHLILRKLLDFILCTGGGYQRLRAHLYGSLLYYLQIAQKPEEPDTLQIAGKAMWERLTAPEDGFSKLQRENLAIIESYGKALMEVVCRDACDGHEISRMLALAVLDRILSIDRQNQWLVYLCNSGYLRSLVESLRQDDVALQSLLTPQPPLLKPLYIYESKMALLTRVAKTGQGAVELLRCGLVAQLIECQVFDMVPDIDAHRLMRDPSGFIPSPMDRYRQILLPTLRLFQVILTSTTINHQQGAAQVLQWLIVHADTIQSLLRCQELSMGALQELSLLTGIISKTALPGALETGGEVNSVALMEFQGHINRFQRLCLSLLGRLAGSERERLLKQAEIAAPGDSAERREEMEVAMQQVCANIMEYCQTLLLQNSAQAQFSICLFSPSGSEPAGRDGGRTDLTSTLPSMAYSRVPSLGLVLYLLKNTAADFFRFHQSHRQSLGKLQTLDQLPPDELKELCQGLVSGPGGVEKISSVQRSLLAKRRLVQLINNRAKLLSLCSYVIETCLFVLWRHLEYYLLHCSPTDPKDSLMPGASLYRSRLTDDSFGGLQASGGRGLGLSRVSQQDLDLLKSDMAAGFGEALQRKLLEVEGLYSQVRSRYTFIQALVRRIRGLLRQPKS